CACCGAAGACACCCTGGAGGGCGCGGGCGCCGAACATCATCGCCTCGTTGGTGGCGGCACCGCCGAGCGCGGAGGCCGCGGCGAAACCGATCAGACCGACGACGAAGGCGTTCTTGCGGCCCCACAGGTCGGCGATCCGGCCGCCGAACAGGAGCAGACCGCCGAAGGCGAGCGCGTAGGCCGTGACGACCCACTGCCGGTTGCCGTCGGAGATGCCCAGGTCGGTCTGGGCGGAGGGCAGGGCGATGTTCACGATGGTCGCGTCGAGGACGACCATCAGCTGGGCGAGCGCGATGAAGATGAGCGCTTTCCAGCGGTTGGGGTCGCCGGTGACGGCGGCCGAGCCGGGAGCCTTGGAGGTTGTTTCAGACATGGGGTTACCCACTTCGGGACTTCGTGACGGAAAAAAGGAGTGGCAAGGGGACGGTCCGTCGTCGATGACGGCCGGTGAACGTCGGTCTTCTTGACTGCTGTGAAGCTCTGAACTAATCGGTCAGGCCTGGCGCAGGTCCTCCATGGTCATGGCCGTGCCCGGCAGGACGGAGCGGGCCGGGGCCCGCAGTCCGTCGAGGAACAGCTGCAGATGGCGGTGGACGAAGCGGTCGGTGTTGAGGCAGGCGGCACCGAACGGGGGCCGGCTGAGCTGGGCCACGACGATCATGAGGTCGCCGGACTCCACGTCGGTGCGGAGCTGTCCGGCCGCCTTGGCGCGGTCCATGAGCTCCACGATCAGCTCCTCGCACCGCAGCCGCGCTGCCTCCAGGTCCGGGTGGTTCTGGTCGAAGGTGCTCTGGATCATCGGGCACAGTGCGCTGACCCGCTCGTCGGCGGAGGTGTGCACGAAGCGTTCCAGAGCCTCGAAGGCGTCCCCGGTCTCGGCGAGCGCGAGCTCGGCCGCCTCCGTCGTCCGGTCCATGACGGAGCAGACGACCTCGCGGACGAGTGCGTCGCGGTCGGGGAAGTTGCGGTACACCGTGGCGTTTCCGACGCCGGCGCGGCGGGCGATCTCGTCGAGCGGCA
Above is a window of Streptomyces sp. NBC_00490 DNA encoding:
- a CDS encoding TetR/AcrR family transcriptional regulator, yielding MTATTVQKKVTRPRADALRNRERIVTAAQEMFTEFGPDVPLDEIARRAGVGNATVYRNFPDRDALVREVVCSVMDRTTEAAELALAETGDAFEALERFVHTSADERVSALCPMIQSTFDQNHPDLEAARLRCEELIVELMDRAKAAGQLRTDVESGDLMIVVAQLSRPPFGAACLNTDRFVHRHLQLFLDGLRAPARSVLPGTAMTMEDLRQA